A window from Pseudobutyrivibrio ruminis HUN009 encodes these proteins:
- a CDS encoding class I SAM-dependent methyltransferase, with protein MTNEELLRFNTKLATVNLSLQQNAEGLTLTDGELSIMVDFREMLPRLKQSNLQREMLVKAARIKGQPMPQTLIDATAGFGEDSLILAAAGFQVQLYEFDEVIAVLLKDGMERALEIPELKEAVGRMKLVCGDSTEGMRKLDFKPDIVLLDPMFPARQKSALIKKKFQLIQRLESPCSTEEQLLDAAVAADPKRIVIKRPLKGPYLADRKPSYSLEGKAIRYDCFVFARN; from the coding sequence AATACAAAGCTTGCCACAGTTAATTTGAGCCTTCAGCAAAATGCTGAGGGCCTCACTTTGACTGACGGTGAGCTTTCTATAATGGTAGATTTTAGGGAAATGCTTCCAAGATTAAAGCAGAGCAATCTTCAGCGAGAGATGCTTGTGAAGGCCGCCAGAATAAAGGGGCAGCCAATGCCACAGACTCTTATCGATGCAACTGCAGGATTTGGAGAGGATTCCCTTATTTTAGCGGCAGCAGGTTTTCAGGTGCAGCTTTATGAATTTGATGAAGTTATAGCTGTCCTTTTGAAGGATGGTATGGAACGAGCATTGGAAATCCCAGAGCTGAAAGAAGCGGTAGGGCGAATGAAGCTGGTTTGTGGAGATAGCACGGAAGGCATGAGAAAACTGGACTTTAAGCCAGATATCGTGCTGCTTGATCCAATGTTTCCAGCAAGACAGAAGAGCGCATTGATAAAGAAGAAGTTTCAGTTGATTCAAAGGCTTGAAAGCCCATGCTCTACAGAAGAACAGCTTTTAGATGCAGCAGTGGCGGCGGATCCAAAACGAATTGTAATTAAGCGTCCGCTGAAGGGGCCATACTTGGCAGATAGAAAACCAAGCTACAGTTTGGAAGGTAAAGCGATTCGCTACGATTGCTTTGTTTTTGCGAGAAATTAA